The Vescimonas coprocola genome includes a window with the following:
- the thrC gene encoding threonine synthase — protein MIYHSTRDEKLTAAPARAVLEGIAPDGGLYVCDPGKLDFDWQGTLQKDTMSMAADILGVLLPDFQDMNGLVRASYAGKFASDDLTPLVPVGERYVLELYHGPTSAFKDVALSVLPRLVSAAAKQEGAGDVVILTATSGDTGKAALEGFHDVPGTRIMVFYPAGGVSPVQEAQMVTQEGGNVRVCAIRGNFDDAQTGVKNVFAACKGKELHGAVLSSANSINIGRLAPQVVYYFRAYADLVQTGRIRVGEKVHFVVPTGNFGDILAGYFAKRMGLPVGRLVCASNANDVLTEFISTGVYDRRRPFYKTTSPSMDILVSSNLERLLYLLSEGDCGYVAGLMEQLNREGHYQVSPRLLERLQAEFDCACCDDAGAAEVIRRLWQEQHYLCDPHTAVAWSAAEQVRLEDGAPVVVLSTASPYKFPAAVLGALEGGCDGDEFAMMERLHRLTGTEVPRNLAGLQGRTVRHRDVIDKEQMLDYVLAEVMRS, from the coding sequence ATGATCTACCACAGCACGAGGGATGAAAAACTGACGGCGGCCCCGGCCAGAGCCGTTTTAGAGGGCATCGCACCGGACGGAGGACTGTATGTCTGCGATCCGGGGAAGCTGGATTTTGACTGGCAGGGGACCTTGCAGAAGGATACCATGTCCATGGCGGCGGACATTCTGGGTGTACTGCTGCCGGACTTTCAGGATATGAACGGACTGGTGCGGGCCAGCTATGCCGGAAAATTCGCCAGCGATGACCTGACGCCGCTGGTGCCGGTGGGGGAGCGGTATGTGCTGGAGCTGTACCACGGGCCCACCAGCGCCTTCAAGGACGTGGCCCTGTCGGTGCTGCCCCGGCTGGTGAGCGCCGCCGCCAAGCAGGAGGGGGCCGGGGATGTGGTAATCCTTACCGCCACCTCCGGCGACACCGGTAAGGCGGCGCTGGAGGGCTTTCACGACGTACCCGGCACCCGGATCATGGTGTTCTATCCCGCCGGGGGCGTGTCGCCGGTGCAGGAGGCCCAGATGGTGACGCAGGAGGGCGGCAACGTCCGGGTGTGCGCCATCCGGGGGAACTTCGATGATGCGCAAACCGGCGTGAAGAATGTCTTTGCAGCCTGTAAAGGGAAAGAACTTCACGGTGCGGTGCTATCCTCCGCCAACTCCATCAACATCGGGCGGCTGGCCCCACAGGTGGTGTACTACTTCCGGGCCTATGCCGATCTGGTGCAGACGGGGCGCATCCGGGTGGGGGAGAAGGTCCACTTTGTGGTGCCTACCGGCAACTTCGGAGATATTCTGGCAGGGTATTTCGCCAAGCGCATGGGTCTGCCGGTGGGGCGGCTGGTGTGCGCCAGCAACGCCAACGATGTACTGACGGAGTTCATCTCCACCGGTGTATACGACCGGCGGCGGCCCTTCTATAAGACCACGTCGCCCTCCATGGACATTCTGGTGTCCAGCAATCTGGAGCGGCTGCTGTACCTGCTGTCGGAGGGGGACTGCGGCTATGTGGCGGGGCTGATGGAGCAGCTGAACCGGGAGGGACACTATCAGGTGTCGCCCCGGCTGTTGGAACGCTTGCAGGCGGAGTTCGACTGTGCCTGCTGCGACGATGCCGGGGCGGCAGAGGTCATCCGTCGGCTGTGGCAGGAGCAGCACTATCTCTGCGACCCCCACACGGCGGTGGCGTGGTCGGCGGCAGAGCAGGTGCGGCTGGAGGACGGGGCTCCGGTGGTGGTGCTCTCCACGGCATCACCCTACAAGTTCCCGGCGGCGGTGCTGGGGGCGCTGGAGGGCGGCTGCGACGGCGACGAGTTCGCCATGATGGAGCGGCTGCACCGGCTCACCGGCACAGAGGTGCCGAGGAATCTCGCCGGTTTGCAGGGCCGGACGGTGCGCCATCGGGACGTCATCGACAAGGAGCAGATGCTGGACTATGTGCTGGCAGAGGTCATGAGGAGCTGA
- a CDS encoding transporter substrate-binding domain-containing protein: MKKFKQLLCLALALTISASLLAACGQKDNGGSKDSDEKVLTYAVEGGSAGEEIALEKGWKVTTLEDQAAALMEVASGTSDAAIIDLLMAGAMIGEGTSYPDLTYTDRLTEEEYGIGCRKGSDLAQYINCVLGDAYQSGTMQKLAQQYGITEELLVPQQEGTFTAGEDSDVSYIQQKGTLVVGITEFAPMDYKDENGQWIGFDADLAKLVAERLGVEIQFVVIDWGQKINELDSKAIDVVWNGMTLTDGVMSAMACTNAYCKNAQVVVVRGQ, from the coding sequence ATGAAAAAGTTCAAGCAGCTTCTGTGTCTGGCGCTGGCACTGACCATCAGCGCCTCCCTGCTGGCCGCCTGCGGCCAAAAGGACAACGGCGGAAGCAAGGATTCCGACGAAAAGGTTCTGACCTACGCCGTGGAGGGCGGCTCCGCCGGCGAGGAGATCGCTCTGGAGAAGGGCTGGAAGGTCACCACGCTGGAGGATCAGGCCGCCGCCCTGATGGAGGTGGCCTCCGGCACCTCCGACGCCGCCATCATCGATCTGCTGATGGCCGGGGCCATGATCGGTGAGGGTACCAGCTACCCCGATCTCACCTACACCGACAGGCTCACCGAGGAGGAGTACGGCATCGGCTGCCGCAAGGGCTCCGATCTGGCGCAGTACATCAACTGCGTGCTGGGCGATGCCTATCAGAGCGGGACCATGCAGAAGCTGGCCCAGCAGTACGGCATCACCGAGGAGCTGCTGGTCCCCCAGCAGGAGGGCACCTTCACCGCCGGAGAGGACAGTGACGTCAGCTATATCCAGCAGAAGGGTACGCTGGTGGTGGGCATCACGGAGTTCGCCCCCATGGACTATAAGGATGAAAATGGCCAGTGGATCGGCTTTGACGCAGACCTTGCCAAGCTGGTGGCGGAGCGTCTGGGTGTGGAAATTCAGTTCGTGGTCATCGACTGGGGTCAGAAGATCAATGAGCTGGACAGCAAGGCCATCGACGTGGTGTGGAACGGCATGACCCTCACCGATGGCGTTATGAGCGCCATGGCCTGCACCAACGCCTACTGCAAGAACGCACAGGTCGTGGTGGTGCGTGGTCAGTAA
- a CDS encoding ABC transporter permease: MLLKTAFREIKTSLGRYLAILAIIALGVGFFAGLRVTRTAMISTANHYLKDLAMFDDRILSTLGWTEEDVDAFRKLDGVSAAEGARSADVLCVGEDGSDMVLKAHSLTQQVNRLSLQAGRLPEKADECVVDAWRYDESALGSVIRLSDNNSADTMDTFASREYTVVGVAASPMYINYERGGTALGNGTVAAFVYLLPEGFAMDYYTEIDVTLTGADGRIYTAAYDDAVEAMEQPLKDLAAQRAQLRYDSLRSEAQEKLADAQQQLDDARKQLETGWAEYYDGLAQYKDGHASYIEGAGQYRDGLAEYDSGRAAYETARKDYENGVSQYNQGKAGYEEGQRQYQAAQQQYQEALAQYQLLEQQAAALPEDSPELPVLQAKLAAMKEQLDATAAQLSQNQAQLEATAAQLAQSKAQLDAAGAALDTTERQLTQAQEKLEESARQLAAAKAQLEETGPKLESARQELEDGERELSDHEGELDDARQKLEDLKEPDTYVLGRDTNVGYVCFESDTNIVAGVSRVFPLFFFLLAALVCITTMTRMVEEQRTQLGVLMAMGYGRGAILFKYFFYSGSASLLGCAIGFVGGSYIFPKILWHAYNIMYGFGIPIEFVLDGKLAAISVATYLLCALGATYLVCRGFLREVPAELIRPKAPKEGKRVLLERITFLWKRLGFLTKVSLRNVLRYKQRFFMMVLGIGGCTALLLTGFGIKDSIANVVDYQFEEITLYDAAVSFTEEMDAQTQQAFSRQAADVSAVVFLHDGSVTVEAGGGAKTVNLLVPQSSLEGMMDLHRGGEKLSMPGTGETLLNDALAEALGVSVGDTVTLRDSDMNTLTVTVSGIFDNYVSNYAIVSADTCRDQWGSVPPVKTAFIRVTDNSDAGVHAASARILDLENVSAVSVNLDTRQRVGTMMSVLDYIVWMVTVCAGALAFIVLYNLTNININERIREIATIKVLGFYPGETSAYVFRENNTLTFLGMLVGLPLGKWLHAYVMSQIRIDTIAFDVRIAWQSVMFSILLTAVFAAIVNVVMYFKLRRISMAESLKSIE, encoded by the coding sequence ATGCTGCTGAAAACTGCTTTTCGGGAGATCAAAACCAGCTTGGGCCGGTATCTGGCCATTCTGGCCATTATTGCGCTGGGTGTGGGCTTTTTTGCCGGACTGCGGGTGACCCGCACCGCTATGATCTCCACCGCCAATCACTATTTGAAGGATCTGGCCATGTTCGATGACCGGATCCTCTCCACTCTGGGCTGGACGGAGGAGGATGTGGATGCCTTCCGGAAGCTGGATGGCGTATCCGCCGCCGAGGGCGCCCGTTCCGCCGACGTGCTGTGCGTGGGGGAGGACGGCTCCGACATGGTGCTGAAGGCCCACTCCCTGACGCAGCAGGTGAACCGCCTGAGCTTACAGGCGGGACGGCTGCCGGAGAAGGCTGACGAGTGCGTGGTGGACGCATGGCGCTACGATGAGAGCGCACTGGGCAGCGTCATCCGGCTGTCGGACAACAACTCCGCCGATACGATGGATACCTTCGCCAGCCGGGAATATACGGTGGTGGGCGTGGCTGCCAGTCCTATGTACATCAACTATGAGCGGGGCGGCACGGCGCTGGGAAACGGCACCGTGGCGGCGTTTGTCTATCTACTGCCGGAGGGCTTTGCGATGGACTACTACACGGAGATCGACGTGACCCTCACCGGGGCAGATGGCCGCATCTATACGGCGGCCTATGACGATGCCGTGGAGGCCATGGAGCAGCCCCTGAAGGATCTGGCAGCCCAGCGGGCGCAGCTGCGGTACGACTCTCTCCGCAGTGAGGCGCAGGAAAAGCTGGCGGATGCCCAGCAGCAGCTGGACGACGCCCGGAAGCAGCTGGAAACGGGCTGGGCGGAATACTACGACGGCCTTGCCCAGTACAAGGACGGACATGCATCCTATATAGAGGGCGCCGGCCAGTACCGGGATGGGCTGGCAGAATACGACAGTGGCCGGGCGGCCTATGAGACGGCCCGGAAGGACTATGAAAACGGCGTGAGCCAATACAATCAGGGGAAGGCCGGCTATGAGGAGGGCCAGCGGCAGTATCAGGCGGCACAGCAGCAGTATCAGGAGGCGCTGGCGCAGTATCAGCTGCTGGAGCAGCAGGCGGCGGCCCTGCCGGAGGATAGCCCGGAGCTGCCGGTCCTGCAGGCCAAGCTGGCGGCCATGAAGGAGCAGCTGGACGCCACAGCGGCGCAGCTTTCTCAGAATCAGGCTCAGCTGGAGGCAACGGCGGCGCAGCTGGCTCAGAGCAAGGCCCAGCTGGATGCGGCGGGTGCGGCGCTGGATACCACGGAGCGGCAGCTGACACAGGCGCAGGAGAAGCTGGAGGAGTCGGCCCGGCAGCTGGCGGCGGCCAAGGCCCAGCTGGAGGAGACAGGTCCCAAGCTGGAGAGCGCCCGGCAGGAGCTGGAGGACGGCGAAAGGGAATTGTCCGACCATGAGGGGGAACTGGACGATGCCCGGCAGAAGCTGGAGGATCTGAAAGAGCCGGACACCTATGTGCTGGGCCGGGACACCAACGTGGGCTATGTATGCTTCGAGAGCGACACCAACATTGTGGCGGGAGTTTCCCGTGTGTTCCCGCTGTTCTTCTTCCTGCTGGCGGCGCTGGTGTGCATCACCACCATGACCCGCATGGTGGAGGAGCAGCGCACCCAACTGGGCGTACTGATGGCCATGGGCTATGGCCGGGGGGCCATCCTGTTCAAGTACTTCTTTTACTCCGGCAGCGCTTCGCTGCTGGGGTGCGCCATCGGCTTTGTGGGAGGCTCCTACATCTTTCCCAAGATCCTCTGGCACGCCTATAACATCATGTACGGCTTCGGGATCCCCATTGAATTTGTGCTGGATGGGAAGCTGGCGGCCATCTCCGTAGCCACCTATCTGCTGTGCGCTCTGGGGGCCACCTATCTGGTGTGCCGTGGCTTCTTGCGAGAGGTGCCGGCGGAACTGATCCGGCCCAAGGCCCCCAAGGAGGGCAAGCGGGTGCTGCTGGAGCGCATCACCTTCCTGTGGAAGCGGCTGGGCTTTTTGACCAAGGTATCCCTGCGGAACGTGCTGCGGTACAAGCAGCGGTTCTTCATGATGGTGCTGGGCATCGGCGGCTGCACAGCGCTGCTGCTGACGGGCTTCGGCATCAAGGACTCCATCGCCAATGTGGTGGACTATCAGTTCGAGGAAATTACCCTGTACGATGCGGCGGTGTCCTTCACAGAGGAGATGGATGCGCAGACGCAGCAGGCGTTTTCCCGGCAGGCCGCCGATGTGTCGGCGGTGGTGTTCCTCCACGACGGCTCCGTGACGGTGGAGGCAGGCGGCGGGGCCAAGACGGTGAATCTGCTGGTGCCTCAGAGCAGTCTGGAGGGCATGATGGACCTCCACCGGGGCGGCGAGAAGCTGTCCATGCCCGGAACGGGGGAGACGCTGCTCAACGACGCTCTGGCGGAGGCGCTGGGCGTGTCCGTGGGGGATACCGTGACCCTGCGGGACAGCGACATGAACACCCTGACGGTGACGGTCAGCGGCATCTTTGACAACTACGTGTCCAACTACGCCATCGTGTCAGCGGACACCTGCCGGGATCAGTGGGGCAGCGTGCCGCCGGTGAAAACCGCCTTCATCCGGGTGACGGACAACTCCGACGCAGGTGTCCACGCCGCCTCGGCCCGGATTTTGGATCTGGAGAACGTCTCGGCGGTATCGGTGAATCTGGATACCCGCCAGCGGGTGGGAACCATGATGTCGGTGCTGGATTACATCGTGTGGATGGTGACGGTGTGCGCCGGGGCGCTGGCCTTTATTGTGCTGTATAACCTCACCAACATCAATATCAACGAGCGCATCCGGGAGATCGCCACCATCAAGGTGCTTGGCTTCTATCCCGGAGAGACGTCGGCCTATGTGTTCCGGGAGAACAACACCCTGACGTTTTTGGGGATGCTGGTGGGTCTGCCGCTGGGCAAGTGGCTCCACGCCTATGTGATGAGCCAGATCCGCATTGACACCATCGCCTTCGACGTGCGGATCGCATGGCAGAGCGTGATGTTCTCCATACTGCTGACGGCGGTGTTTGCCGCCATCGTGAACGTGGTGATGTACTTCAAGCTGCGGCGCATCAGCATGGCGGAGTCGCTGAAATCCATCGAATAA
- a CDS encoding aspartate-semialdehyde dehydrogenase → MNVAILGATGAVGREMMKILAERSFPVEELRLLASPRSAGQKLLWQGRELTVQPAEDSAFEGMDIVLGAAENDIAKRFAPAIVKAGAVFVDNSSAFRMDPNVPLVIPEINPEDVRRHKGIIANPNCTTIVSLVAINALNQDSPIQSIIASSYQAVSGAGAGGPRELMEEVELLREGKPVHPQVFQYQIAYNVIPQIGGEAYEGYTSEEMKMQNEGRKIMHLPDLQVSCTCVRVPVVRSHSVSLVVRTREKISVQRARELIAAAPGCRLVDDLSSRRYPMPLDTSDQDTVFVGRIREDLTCDNGLNIWCCGDQVRKGAATNAVQIAQLLLP, encoded by the coding sequence ATGAACGTTGCCATTCTGGGGGCCACCGGTGCGGTGGGCCGTGAAATGATGAAAATACTGGCCGAGCGCAGCTTTCCCGTGGAGGAACTGCGGCTGCTGGCCTCCCCCCGCTCCGCCGGGCAAAAGCTGCTCTGGCAGGGCCGGGAGCTGACGGTACAGCCCGCTGAGGACAGTGCCTTCGAGGGTATGGACATCGTGCTGGGCGCTGCGGAGAACGACATCGCCAAGCGCTTCGCCCCGGCCATCGTTAAGGCGGGTGCCGTGTTCGTGGATAACTCCAGTGCCTTCCGCATGGACCCCAATGTGCCGCTGGTGATCCCGGAGATCAACCCGGAGGACGTCCGCCGCCACAAGGGCATCATCGCCAATCCCAACTGCACCACCATCGTCTCGTTGGTGGCCATCAATGCCCTGAACCAGGACAGCCCCATCCAGAGCATCATCGCCTCCTCCTATCAGGCGGTGTCCGGTGCCGGAGCCGGCGGTCCCCGTGAGCTTATGGAGGAGGTGGAGCTGCTGCGGGAGGGCAAGCCCGTCCACCCGCAGGTGTTCCAGTACCAGATCGCCTACAACGTCATCCCCCAGATCGGCGGTGAGGCCTATGAGGGCTACACCTCTGAGGAGATGAAGATGCAGAACGAGGGCCGCAAGATCATGCATCTGCCGGACCTGCAAGTCAGCTGCACCTGCGTCCGGGTACCTGTGGTGCGGAGCCACAGCGTCTCGCTGGTGGTCCGCACCCGTGAGAAGATCTCCGTCCAGCGGGCCAGAGAGCTCATCGCCGCCGCCCCCGGCTGCCGTCTGGTGGACGATCTGTCCAGCCGCCGGTACCCCATGCCGCTGGACACCAGCGATCAGGACACCGTGTTCGTGGGCCGCATCCGGGAGGATCTGACCTGTGACAACGGTCTGAATATCTGGTGCTGCGGCGATCAGGTTCGCAAGGGGGCTGCCACCAATGCCGTGCAGATCGCCCAGCTGCTGCTCCCCTGA
- a CDS encoding ABC transporter ATP-binding protein, whose protein sequence is MAFVEFEKVSKIYHTGTVEIPALRDATFQVEKGEICVIVGASGAGKTTLLNILGGMDTLTGGTVKLDGRDISRYDRRQLTEYRRRDVGFVFQFYNLIQNLTALENVEIAAQLCPHPLDAAEVLREVGLGERMKNFPAQLSGGEQQRVAIARALAKNPKLLLCDEPTGALDYVTGKNILKLLQDTCRRTGMTVVIITHNSALTAMADRVISIKSGTIQSVRKNEHVTPVEEIEW, encoded by the coding sequence ATGGCTTTTGTAGAATTTGAAAAGGTCAGCAAGATCTACCACACCGGAACGGTGGAGATCCCGGCGCTGCGGGACGCCACCTTTCAGGTGGAAAAGGGGGAGATCTGCGTCATCGTAGGGGCCTCCGGTGCCGGAAAGACCACGCTGCTGAATATTTTGGGGGGTATGGATACCCTCACCGGCGGCACGGTGAAGTTGGATGGCCGGGATATCTCCCGCTACGACCGGCGGCAGCTGACGGAGTACCGACGCCGCGACGTGGGCTTTGTGTTCCAGTTTTATAACCTCATTCAGAACCTCACGGCGCTGGAGAACGTGGAGATCGCCGCCCAGCTCTGCCCCCATCCGCTGGATGCGGCAGAGGTGCTGCGGGAGGTGGGACTGGGGGAGCGGATGAAGAACTTCCCGGCCCAGCTCTCCGGCGGCGAGCAGCAGCGGGTGGCCATTGCACGGGCGCTGGCCAAGAACCCCAAGCTGCTGCTGTGCGACGAGCCAACCGGTGCGCTGGACTATGTTACCGGCAAGAACATTCTGAAGCTGCTGCAGGACACCTGCCGCCGGACGGGGATGACGGTGGTCATCATCACCCACAACTCCGCTCTGACGGCCATGGCGGATCGGGTCATCTCCATCAAGAGCGGCACCATCCAGTCCGTGCGGAAGAATGAACACGTCACCCCTGTGGAAGAGATCGAGTGGTGA
- a CDS encoding aspartate kinase — translation MLKVLKFGGSSMADAHQFAKVKAIVDSDPSRRVVVVSAAGKRSRDDHKLTDLLYLCYAHLQYGVSCDAVFDMIRSRYLSIRDELHLSTPLEAEFAALREKMDRGISQDELVSRGEYFAARLMADYLGYDFLDSICWLRFRLDGTVDQPASYEALRRTASGRRVVIPGFYGAMPDGSVKTFTRGGSDITGALAAAALDADVYENWTDVSGFLMADPKIVQDPRPIERITYAELRELSYIGAQVLHEGTVSPVREKNIPLNIRNTNQPDHPGTMIRERFDEPELADENLITGIAGRKDFSVITITKNGMSSQAGVLRQILEVLERYGINVDYLPSGIDTVSLVVSAQKVTPCLYPMLGDLQKELKPDSIHVTDNMAIVAAVGRKMAYKPGTSGRIFAKLGENGINIRMITQGPEELNIIVGVDGSDFERAIRVLYDSFVK, via the coding sequence ATGTTAAAGGTATTGAAATTCGGCGGCTCCTCTATGGCCGACGCCCATCAGTTTGCCAAGGTGAAGGCCATCGTGGACTCTGACCCCAGCCGCCGTGTGGTGGTGGTCAGCGCCGCCGGAAAGCGCAGTCGGGACGACCACAAGCTGACGGACCTGCTGTATCTGTGCTACGCCCACCTGCAATACGGCGTCAGCTGCGACGCCGTGTTCGACATGATCCGCAGCCGCTATCTCTCCATCCGGGACGAGCTGCACCTGTCCACACCGCTGGAAGCGGAGTTCGCCGCCTTGCGGGAAAAGATGGACCGTGGCATCAGTCAGGACGAGCTGGTGAGCCGTGGCGAATACTTCGCCGCCCGCCTCATGGCGGACTATCTGGGCTACGATTTTCTGGACAGCATCTGCTGGCTCCGCTTCCGGCTGGACGGCACCGTGGACCAGCCCGCCAGCTACGAGGCCCTGCGCCGCACCGCCTCCGGCCGCCGGGTGGTGATCCCCGGCTTCTACGGGGCCATGCCCGACGGCAGCGTCAAGACCTTCACCCGCGGCGGCAGCGACATCACCGGCGCTCTGGCAGCGGCGGCGCTGGACGCCGACGTCTATGAAAACTGGACCGACGTCTCCGGCTTCCTTATGGCCGACCCCAAGATCGTGCAGGACCCCCGTCCCATCGAGCGCATCACCTACGCCGAGCTGCGGGAGCTCAGCTATATCGGGGCGCAGGTGCTCCACGAAGGGACCGTCTCCCCGGTGCGGGAGAAGAACATCCCCCTGAACATCCGCAACACCAACCAGCCCGACCACCCTGGCACCATGATCCGGGAGCGCTTCGACGAGCCGGAGCTGGCAGACGAGAACCTCATCACCGGCATCGCCGGCCGCAAGGATTTCTCCGTCATCACCATCACCAAAAACGGAATGTCCTCACAGGCCGGTGTCCTGCGGCAGATCCTGGAGGTGCTGGAGCGCTACGGCATCAACGTGGACTACCTGCCCTCCGGCATCGACACGGTATCGCTGGTGGTGTCGGCCCAGAAGGTGACCCCGTGCCTGTATCCCATGCTGGGTGATCTGCAAAAGGAGTTGAAGCCCGACAGTATCCATGTGACGGACAACATGGCCATCGTGGCCGCCGTGGGCCGGAAAATGGCCTATAAGCCCGGCACCTCCGGTCGCATTTTCGCCAAGCTGGGTGAAAACGGCATCAACATCCGCATGATCACCCAAGGACCGGAGGAACTGAATATCATCGTGGGCGTGGACGGCAGCGACTTTGAGCGTGCCATCCGCGTCCTGTACGACAGCTTTGTAAAATAA